A window of the Streptomyces formicae genome harbors these coding sequences:
- a CDS encoding VWA domain-containing protein, producing MTTAQTTTGSVTGPPVVDTADERLRRWRLVLGGGAWGSPQAEGSGGGTGCALSGTDAAMDGALGALYGTGGGQERTHGKRSAGLEGSAPNVARWLGDIRTYFPSSVVQVMQRDAIDRLGLSTLLLEPEMLEAVEADVHLVGTLLSLNKAMPETTKETARAVVRKVVEDLEKRLATRTRATLTGALDRSARISRPRHHDIDWDRTIRANLKNYLPEYRTIVPERLIGYGRAAQAVKKDVVLCIDQSGSMAASVVYASVFGAVLASMRSIATRLVVFDTAVVDLTDQLDDPVDVLFGTQLGGGTDINRALAYCQSQITRPADTVVVLISDLYEGGIRDEMLKRVAAMKASGVQFVALLALSDEGAPAYDREHAAALAALGAPAFACTPDLFPEVMAAAIEKRALPVPAEG from the coding sequence ATGACAACTGCGCAGACGACGACGGGCTCCGTGACGGGTCCTCCTGTGGTGGACACCGCCGACGAGCGGTTGCGGCGCTGGCGGCTCGTGCTCGGCGGGGGAGCCTGGGGGTCCCCCCAGGCCGAAGGCTCTGGGGGAGGGACGGGCTGCGCCCTGTCCGGCACGGACGCGGCGATGGACGGCGCGCTCGGCGCGCTCTACGGCACGGGGGGCGGCCAGGAGCGGACGCACGGGAAGCGTTCGGCCGGGCTCGAAGGGTCGGCGCCGAACGTGGCGCGCTGGCTCGGCGACATCCGGACGTACTTCCCCAGCTCCGTCGTCCAGGTCATGCAGCGTGACGCGATCGACCGGCTCGGCCTCAGCACCCTGCTGCTGGAGCCGGAGATGCTCGAGGCCGTCGAGGCGGACGTCCACCTCGTCGGCACGCTGCTCTCGCTCAACAAGGCGATGCCCGAGACGACGAAGGAGACCGCACGGGCCGTCGTCCGGAAGGTCGTCGAGGACCTGGAGAAGCGCCTGGCCACCCGCACCCGCGCGACGCTCACCGGCGCGCTGGACCGCAGCGCCCGGATCAGCCGTCCGCGCCACCACGACATCGACTGGGACCGCACGATCCGGGCGAACCTGAAGAACTACCTTCCGGAGTACCGCACGATCGTGCCCGAGCGGCTGATCGGCTACGGCCGCGCCGCGCAGGCGGTGAAGAAGGACGTCGTCCTGTGCATCGACCAGTCGGGCTCGATGGCCGCCTCGGTGGTGTACGCGTCGGTCTTCGGCGCGGTGCTCGCCTCGATGCGGTCGATCGCGACCAGGCTCGTCGTCTTCGACACGGCGGTCGTGGATCTGACGGACCAGCTGGACGACCCCGTGGACGTCCTGTTCGGCACCCAGCTCGGCGGCGGTACTGACATCAACCGGGCGCTTGCCTACTGCCAGTCGCAGATCACCCGGCCCGCCGATACTGTCGTCGTGCTAATCAGCGACCTCTACGAAGGCGGCATACGCGACGAGATGCTCAAGCGCGTCGCGGCGATGAAGGCGTCGGGTGTGCAGTTCGTCGCGCTTCTCGCGCTCTCCGACGAGGGCGCGCCGGCGTACGACCGCGAGCATGCTGCGGCGCTGGCGGCCCTGGGCGCACCGGCGTTCGCGTGCACCCCCGACCTCTTTCCGGAGGTGATGGCGGCGGCGATCGAGAAGCGGGCGCTGCCGGTGCCGGCGGAGGGTTGA
- the sucC gene encoding ADP-forming succinate--CoA ligase subunit beta, with amino-acid sequence MDLFEYQARDLFAKHGVPVLAGEVIDTPETAREVTERLGGKSVVKAQVKTGGRGKAGGVKVASDPADAVEKAGQILGMDIKGHTVHKVMLAELAPEIAEEYYVSYLLDRTNRTFLAMASVEGGMDIEEVAATKPEALAKIPVDANDGVTAEKAREIVEAAKFPADVAEKVAEVLQTLWKTFVAEDALLVEVNPLAKVADGSVLALDGKVSLDANAEFRQPEHAALEDKDAANPLEAAAKAKGLNYVKLDGEVGIIGNGAGLVMSTLDVVAYAGEKHAGVKPANFLDIGGGASAEVMANGLEIILGDPDVKSVFVNVFGGITACDAVANGIVQALELLESKGEAVTKPLVVRLDGNNAELGRQILDDRNHPLVQRVDTMDGAADKAAELAAAK; translated from the coding sequence GTGGACCTGTTCGAGTACCAGGCGAGGGACCTCTTCGCCAAGCACGGTGTACCGGTGCTGGCCGGTGAAGTCATCGACACGCCTGAGACGGCGCGCGAGGTGACCGAGCGTCTCGGCGGCAAGTCCGTCGTCAAGGCGCAGGTCAAGACCGGCGGCCGCGGCAAGGCCGGCGGCGTCAAGGTAGCCTCCGACCCGGCCGACGCCGTCGAGAAGGCCGGCCAGATTCTCGGCATGGACATCAAGGGCCACACGGTCCACAAGGTGATGCTGGCCGAGCTCGCGCCGGAGATCGCCGAGGAGTACTACGTCTCGTACCTCCTCGACCGCACCAACCGCACCTTCCTGGCCATGGCCTCCGTCGAGGGCGGCATGGACATCGAGGAGGTCGCGGCCACCAAGCCCGAGGCCCTCGCCAAGATCCCGGTCGACGCCAACGACGGCGTCACCGCCGAGAAGGCCCGCGAGATCGTCGAGGCCGCGAAGTTCCCGGCCGACGTGGCGGAGAAGGTCGCCGAGGTCCTGCAGACCCTCTGGAAGACCTTCGTCGCCGAGGACGCGCTCCTCGTCGAGGTCAACCCGCTGGCCAAGGTTGCCGACGGCAGCGTCCTCGCGCTCGACGGCAAGGTGTCGCTCGACGCCAACGCCGAGTTCCGCCAGCCGGAGCACGCGGCGCTCGAGGACAAGGACGCAGCCAACCCGCTCGAGGCTGCGGCCAAGGCCAAGGGCCTCAACTACGTCAAGCTCGACGGCGAGGTCGGCATCATCGGCAACGGCGCGGGTCTGGTCATGTCGACCCTCGACGTCGTCGCCTACGCCGGTGAGAAGCACGCGGGCGTCAAGCCCGCCAACTTCCTCGACATCGGCGGCGGCGCCTCCGCCGAGGTCATGGCGAACGGCCTGGAGATCATCCTCGGCGACCCGGACGTGAAGTCCGTCTTCGTCAACGTCTTCGGCGGCATCACGGCGTGCGACGCGGTCGCCAACGGCATCGTGCAGGCCCTGGAGCTCCTCGAGTCCAAGGGCGAGGCCGTGACGAAGCCCCTGGTCGTGCGCCTCGACGGCAACAACGCGGAGCTGGGTCGGCAGATCCTGGACGACCGCAACCACCCGCTCGTGCAGCGTGTGGACACCATGGACGGCGCGGCCGACAAGGCCGCCGAGCTGGCTGCTGCCAAGTAA
- the sucD gene encoding succinate--CoA ligase subunit alpha encodes MAIFLTKESKVIVQGMTGSEGQKHTKRMLASGTNIVGGVNPRKAGTTVDFDGTEIPVFGSVKEAIEKTGADVTVIFVPEKFTKDAVIEAIDAEIGLAVVITEGVAVHDTAQFWAYAGTKGNKTRIIGPNCPGLITPGQSNAGIIPADITKPGRIGLVSKSGTLTYQMMYELRDIGFSSCVGIGGDPIIGTTHIDALEAFEADPDTDLIVMIGEIGGDAEERAADFIKAKVTKPVVGYVAGFTAPEGKTMGHAGAIVSGSSGTAQAKKEALEAAGVKVGKTPTETAKLAREILAG; translated from the coding sequence ATGGCTATTTTCCTCACCAAGGAATCCAAGGTCATCGTCCAGGGCATGACCGGCTCCGAGGGCCAGAAGCACACCAAGCGCATGCTCGCTTCCGGCACGAACATCGTCGGTGGCGTGAACCCGCGCAAGGCGGGCACGACGGTCGACTTCGACGGTACCGAGATCCCCGTCTTCGGGTCGGTCAAGGAGGCCATCGAGAAGACCGGCGCCGACGTCACGGTCATCTTCGTCCCGGAGAAGTTCACCAAGGACGCGGTCATCGAGGCGATCGACGCCGAGATCGGCCTCGCGGTCGTCATCACCGAGGGCGTCGCGGTCCACGACACCGCGCAGTTCTGGGCGTACGCGGGCACCAAGGGCAACAAGACCCGGATCATCGGCCCGAACTGCCCGGGTCTGATCACCCCCGGCCAGTCGAACGCCGGCATCATCCCGGCCGACATCACCAAGCCCGGCCGCATCGGTCTCGTCTCCAAGTCCGGCACGCTGACCTACCAGATGATGTACGAGCTGCGCGACATCGGCTTCTCCTCCTGCGTCGGCATCGGCGGTGACCCGATCATCGGCACCACCCACATCGACGCCCTGGAGGCCTTCGAGGCCGACCCGGACACCGATCTGATCGTGATGATCGGCGAGATCGGCGGCGACGCCGAGGAGCGTGCGGCCGACTTCATCAAGGCCAAGGTCACCAAGCCGGTCGTCGGCTACGTCGCCGGGTTCACCGCGCCCGAGGGCAAGACCATGGGCCACGCGGGCGCCATCGTCTCCGGCTCCTCCGGCACGGCGCAGGCCAAGAAGGAGGCCCTGGAGGCCGCCGGTGTGAAGGTCGGCAAGACGCCGACCGAGACGGCGAAGCTGGCGCGCGAGATCCTCGCCGGCTGA
- a CDS encoding sigma factor-like helix-turn-helix DNA-binding protein → MTQTQSTTDSSTTAATPLPSPKERRRLREAKSLSEDQLANAVGVTRATIRSWETGRTNPRGRKREAYAKLLATYQAELAAKPEGAEAETGAGAGAATGAAPAAKIDRAEGTEGTDRTETAPEVQERPRTPDLETDEPREPTLHPSGPVPAEAASPPPPPVPALTPEQAFDELYCHAASGLVRQVHLLTGRREFSLEAVERAFHVAWERWPEVAVDRDPVGWVRAVAYEYAMSPWHRLRRSHRRPEPTDPVVTGPGTATGPGPGPATADPDGPTLRETLLELPPTYRRTLLLYDGLGLDLPETAAETEASTPAAASRLMHARAAVAELMPELAEPEQMQERLSDLLVNAPAPELASARAVRAGSERRTRFWTRAAIGLTAAILGAAAVAMATSQSHYEPPQAPGEPVGGVAPRFGPPAFTRQDVELRTMLEHHPRKGPERLLPSAR, encoded by the coding sequence ATGACGCAGACGCAGAGCACCACGGACTCCTCCACGACCGCGGCCACACCGTTGCCCTCCCCCAAAGAGCGGCGCAGGCTGCGGGAGGCCAAGTCGCTCAGCGAGGACCAGCTGGCGAACGCCGTCGGGGTCACCCGGGCGACGATCAGGTCCTGGGAGACGGGCCGTACCAACCCGCGCGGGCGCAAGCGCGAGGCGTACGCGAAGCTCCTCGCCACGTACCAGGCGGAGCTCGCGGCCAAACCCGAGGGAGCCGAGGCGGAGACGGGGGCGGGGGCAGGGGCGGCGACGGGGGCCGCGCCTGCCGCCAAGATCGACAGGGCCGAGGGGACCGAGGGGACCGACCGGACCGAAACGGCCCCGGAGGTGCAGGAGCGTCCAAGGACGCCCGATCTCGAGACCGACGAGCCCCGCGAGCCGACGCTCCACCCGTCCGGCCCAGTCCCCGCTGAAGCGGCCTCCCCGCCCCCGCCCCCGGTCCCGGCGCTCACCCCGGAGCAGGCGTTCGACGAGCTGTACTGTCACGCAGCCTCCGGCCTCGTACGGCAGGTGCACCTGCTGACCGGCCGCAGAGAGTTCTCGCTGGAGGCCGTCGAGCGCGCCTTCCACGTCGCCTGGGAGCGCTGGCCCGAGGTCGCCGTCGACCGCGACCCGGTCGGCTGGGTGCGCGCGGTGGCGTACGAGTACGCGATGTCCCCCTGGCACCGGCTCCGCCGCTCCCACCGCCGCCCCGAACCCACCGATCCGGTCGTGACGGGGCCGGGGACGGCGACGGGGCCGGGACCGGGACCGGCGACGGCCGACCCGGACGGGCCGACGCTGCGCGAGACGCTGCTGGAGCTGCCGCCCACGTACCGCCGCACGCTGCTCCTGTACGACGGGCTCGGCCTCGACCTTCCCGAGACCGCGGCCGAGACGGAGGCGAGCACCCCCGCCGCCGCCAGCCGTCTGATGCACGCGCGCGCCGCCGTGGCCGAGCTGATGCCCGAGCTGGCCGAGCCGGAGCAGATGCAGGAGCGGCTGAGCGACCTGCTCGTCAACGCACCGGCACCGGAGCTTGCCTCAGCCCGTGCCGTGCGGGCCGGCAGTGAACGCCGCACCCGGTTCTGGACGCGTGCCGCGATCGGGCTCACCGCCGCGATCCTCGGGGCGGCGGCCGTCGCCATGGCCACCTCGCAGAGTCATTACGAGCCGCCGCAGGCGCCCGGCGAGCCGGTCGGCGGCGTGGCGCCGCGCTTCGGCCCTCCGGCCTTCACCAGGCAGGACGTCGAGCTGCGCACGATGCTGGAGCACCATCCGCGCAAGGGCCCGGAGCGACTGCTGCCCTCCGCCCGCTGA
- a CDS encoding DUF6350 family protein encodes MTDHGPTFVAVHGARPHAAVATAAALRGVIAAGLGLAALAALVMLMWISSPYPDSGLGGALHVAAGLWLLAHGTEVVRAETLSGTPAPVGLVPLLLVALPVWLAHRAARDALESEVGPRASAGVVVFGVTCGYLLVATGAALYSSGGPLAAEPLSAMLHLPLLVMLSAAAGAWSAYGRPYGPLPRWLPESARVALARSRVAVAIRAAGVAAAVLLGGGALLFAVSLVWHLGAAQESVLRLAADWPGRFAVLLLALALMPNAAVWGAAYGLGPGFVLGAGSTATPFAVVGEPVLPHFPLLAAVPAESGPGTRLTWACAAMPVVAGGVVAWITARAGAGSGPRREAAAWTRGETALAALLGAVLCAVLMAVLAAAAGGALGTGSLASFGPVWWLTGVAALVWIAVVGVPGALVLRAWWLRGLRRGVDGVHPGWAAAREARWAALKRVSAGLVAAIPALPGAGAGAGRAAPPQEPPEKPEPETPPEPAAPEPVALESPPPASPEPELSEEPEALEPEALEPEAPEEVSEGLPTAEDEDEDEARLVAEADDASGAADGDDVPDGPDQDSALPRTDADSTPAESDRDTASAPAEADKAVGAEGADGRQ; translated from the coding sequence ATGACTGATCACGGCCCGACCTTCGTGGCGGTGCACGGCGCCCGCCCGCACGCCGCCGTGGCGACGGCCGCGGCCCTGCGAGGGGTGATCGCCGCCGGCCTCGGGCTCGCCGCGCTCGCCGCGCTCGTCATGCTGATGTGGATCAGTTCGCCGTACCCCGACAGCGGCCTCGGCGGTGCGCTGCACGTGGCGGCGGGCCTGTGGTTGCTCGCGCACGGCACGGAGGTGGTCAGGGCCGAGACGCTCTCGGGCACGCCCGCGCCGGTCGGGCTCGTACCGCTGCTGCTGGTGGCGCTGCCCGTCTGGCTGGCGCACCGCGCCGCACGCGACGCGCTGGAGTCCGAGGTCGGCCCGCGGGCGTCGGCGGGTGTCGTCGTGTTCGGGGTGACCTGCGGATATCTGCTGGTGGCGACGGGCGCGGCCCTCTACTCGTCCGGTGGGCCGCTGGCCGCCGAGCCGCTCAGCGCGATGCTGCACCTGCCGCTCCTGGTGATGCTGTCGGCGGCGGCCGGGGCGTGGTCGGCGTACGGCAGGCCGTACGGGCCGTTGCCGCGGTGGCTGCCGGAGAGTGCCCGTGTCGCGCTCGCGCGCTCCCGCGTCGCCGTCGCGATCCGGGCGGCCGGGGTCGCGGCGGCGGTGCTCCTCGGTGGCGGCGCGCTGCTGTTCGCGGTGTCACTCGTATGGCATCTGGGCGCGGCGCAGGAGTCGGTCCTGCGCCTGGCGGCGGACTGGCCGGGGCGCTTCGCGGTGCTCCTGCTGGCGCTGGCGCTGATGCCGAACGCGGCCGTATGGGGGGCGGCGTACGGGCTCGGGCCCGGTTTCGTGCTCGGCGCGGGATCCACGGCGACGCCCTTCGCGGTCGTCGGGGAGCCGGTGCTGCCCCACTTCCCGCTGCTGGCCGCGGTACCGGCGGAGAGCGGTCCCGGCACCCGGCTGACCTGGGCGTGCGCGGCGATGCCGGTGGTCGCGGGCGGGGTGGTCGCGTGGATCACGGCCCGCGCGGGCGCCGGCTCGGGACCGCGCCGGGAGGCGGCCGCGTGGACGCGCGGCGAGACGGCGCTGGCCGCGCTGCTCGGGGCGGTGCTGTGCGCGGTGCTGATGGCGGTGCTCGCGGCGGCGGCGGGGGGCGCGCTGGGTACGGGGTCGCTGGCGTCGTTCGGGCCGGTGTGGTGGCTGACGGGGGTGGCGGCGCTGGTCTGGATCGCCGTGGTGGGCGTGCCGGGGGCGCTGGTGCTGCGTGCCTGGTGGCTGCGGGGGCTTCGGCGGGGCGTGGACGGCGTCCATCCGGGCTGGGCGGCGGCGCGGGAGGCCCGGTGGGCCGCGCTGAAGCGGGTGTCGGCGGGGCTGGTGGCGGCGATTCCGGCGTTGCCGGGGGCGGGTGCGGGGGCGGGACGTGCGGCGCCTCCGCAGGAGCCCCCAGAGAAGCCGGAGCCGGAGACGCCTCCAGAGCCTGCGGCTCCGGAACCCGTGGCGCTGGAATCGCCGCCACCAGCCTCGCCGGAACCCGAGCTGTCTGAGGAACCCGAGGCGCTCGAACCCGAGGCGCTCGAACCCGAGGCGCCGGAGGAGGTGTCCGAAGGACTTCCCACAGCCGAGGATGAGGACGAGGACGAGGCCCGGCTCGTCGCCGAGGCGGACGACGCCTCCGGCGCGGCCGACGGGGACGACGTCCCTGACGGGCCGGACCAGGACAGCGCGCTGCCCCGGACCGACGCGGACAGCACCCCTGCCGAATCCGACCGGGACACCGCGTCAGCCCCGGCGGAGGCTGACAAGGCCGTCGGCGCCGAGGGCGCCGACGGCCGGCAGTAG
- the purN gene encoding phosphoribosylglycinamide formyltransferase produces the protein MAAARLVVLVSGSGTNLQALLDAVHDDPDGFGAEIVAVGADRDGIAGLDRARSAGLPTFVRKVKDYATREEWDRALAEATAAYEPDLVVSAGFMKIVGKTFLDRFGGRFVNTHPALLPSFPGAHGVRDALAYGAKVTGCTVHFVDDGVDTGPIIAQSAVDVRDEDDEAALHERIKEIERQLLVDVVGRLARNGYRIEGRKVVIP, from the coding sequence GTGGCTGCCGCCCGCCTCGTCGTCCTGGTCTCCGGATCCGGCACCAACCTCCAGGCGCTGCTCGACGCCGTCCACGACGACCCCGACGGCTTCGGGGCCGAGATCGTCGCCGTCGGCGCCGACCGCGACGGCATCGCCGGCCTCGACCGCGCCCGCAGCGCCGGGCTCCCCACCTTCGTCCGGAAGGTGAAGGACTACGCGACCCGCGAGGAGTGGGACCGGGCCCTGGCCGAGGCCACCGCCGCCTACGAGCCGGACCTCGTCGTCTCCGCCGGCTTCATGAAGATCGTCGGCAAGACCTTCCTCGACCGCTTCGGCGGCCGGTTCGTGAACACCCACCCCGCCCTGCTGCCCAGTTTTCCCGGTGCCCACGGAGTGCGTGACGCGCTCGCGTACGGCGCGAAGGTCACCGGATGCACCGTCCACTTCGTCGACGACGGCGTCGACACCGGCCCGATCATCGCGCAGAGCGCGGTCGACGTACGGGACGAGGACGATGAAGCCGCTCTGCACGAGCGCATCAAGGAAATCGAGCGTCAGCTGCTCGTCGATGTCGTGGGGCGTCTGGCCCGTAACGGCTACCGCATTGAGGGACGAAAGGTAGTTATCCCGTGA
- the purH gene encoding bifunctional phosphoribosylaminoimidazolecarboxamide formyltransferase/IMP cyclohydrolase: MKRPIRRALVSVYDKTGLEDLARGLHEAGVELVSTGSTAGRIAAAGVPVTKVEELTGFPECLDGRVKTLHPRVHAGILADLRLDAHREQLAELGVEPFDLVVVNLYPFQETVASGATPDECVEQIDIGGPSMVRAAAKNHPSVAVVTSPEQYGDVLAAVASGGFDLGARKRLAAEAFRHTAEYDVAVAVWFAADYAGGGEEFPEFLGVTYTRKNVLRYGENPHQPAALYTGGCGGLANAEQLHGKEMSYNNYTDTDAARRAAYDHDEPCVAIIKHANPCGIAIGADVAEAHRKAHACDPLSAFGGVIAVNRPVSVAMAEQVAEIFTEVIVAPDYEDGAVEVLARKKNIRVLRCPEAPEATAEFKPIDGGGLAQITDVFQAEGDDPANWTLAAGEALGAAELAELSFAWRACRAVKSNAILLAKDGASVGVGMGQVNRVDSAKLAVERAGEERARGSYAASDAFFPFPDGLEILTAAGVKAVVQPGGSVRDEQVVEAAKKAGVTMYFTGTRHFFH, encoded by the coding sequence ATGAAGCGGCCCATCCGGCGTGCGCTGGTCAGCGTCTACGACAAGACCGGCCTGGAAGACCTGGCGCGCGGCCTGCACGAGGCGGGCGTGGAGCTGGTGTCCACCGGCTCCACCGCGGGGCGCATCGCCGCCGCCGGCGTCCCGGTCACCAAGGTCGAGGAGCTCACGGGCTTCCCCGAGTGCCTGGACGGCCGCGTCAAGACCCTGCACCCGCGCGTGCACGCCGGGATCCTCGCCGACCTGCGCCTCGACGCCCACCGCGAGCAGCTCGCGGAGCTCGGCGTCGAGCCGTTCGACCTCGTGGTCGTGAACCTCTACCCGTTCCAGGAGACCGTCGCCTCCGGCGCCACCCCGGACGAGTGCGTCGAGCAGATCGACATCGGCGGTCCTTCGATGGTCCGCGCCGCCGCCAAGAACCACCCGTCCGTGGCCGTCGTCACCAGCCCCGAGCAGTACGGGGACGTGCTCGCCGCCGTCGCCTCCGGCGGCTTCGACCTGGGCGCGCGCAAGCGCCTCGCCGCCGAGGCGTTCCGTCACACCGCCGAGTACGACGTGGCGGTCGCCGTCTGGTTCGCCGCGGACTACGCGGGCGGCGGCGAGGAGTTCCCCGAGTTCCTCGGCGTGACGTACACCCGCAAGAACGTGCTGCGCTACGGCGAGAACCCGCACCAGCCCGCCGCCCTCTACACAGGTGGCTGCGGCGGTCTGGCCAACGCCGAGCAGCTGCACGGCAAGGAGATGTCGTACAACAACTACACGGACACGGACGCCGCGCGCCGTGCCGCGTACGACCACGACGAGCCGTGCGTCGCGATCATCAAGCACGCCAACCCGTGCGGCATCGCGATCGGCGCCGATGTCGCGGAGGCGCACCGCAAGGCCCACGCCTGCGACCCGCTGTCGGCCTTCGGCGGTGTGATCGCCGTCAACCGCCCGGTGTCCGTGGCCATGGCCGAGCAGGTCGCCGAGATCTTCACCGAGGTCATCGTCGCCCCGGACTACGAGGACGGTGCCGTCGAGGTCCTTGCGCGCAAGAAGAACATCCGTGTGCTGCGCTGCCCCGAGGCGCCCGAGGCAACCGCGGAGTTCAAGCCGATCGACGGCGGCGGCCTCGCCCAGATCACCGACGTGTTCCAGGCCGAGGGCGACGACCCGGCCAACTGGACGCTGGCCGCGGGCGAGGCCCTGGGCGCGGCCGAACTGGCCGAGCTGTCCTTCGCCTGGCGGGCCTGCCGGGCCGTCAAGTCGAATGCGATCCTGCTCGCCAAGGACGGCGCGTCGGTCGGCGTCGGCATGGGCCAGGTCAACCGTGTCGACTCCGCGAAGCTGGCGGTCGAGCGGGCCGGCGAGGAGCGGGCGCGGGGCTCGTACGCCGCGTCGGACGCGTTCTTCCCCTTCCCGGACGGTCTGGAGATCCTGACCGCCGCAGGCGTCAAGGCCGTGGTCCAGCCGGGCGGTTCGGTCCGCGACGAGCAGGTGGTCGAGGCCGCGAAGAAGGCGGGCGTGACGATGTACTTCACGGGGACGCGGCACTTCTTCCACTGA
- a CDS encoding RDD family protein: protein MSFGDPNNPYGQQPQQPPQGGQPGYGAPQGQPGYGYPQQAPQGIPQQQGYGYPQQQPGQYPQAPQYPQAPPAQGYGQPGYGTPGYGGPGYGMPELAHWGLRFGATLLDGLIVVVPYYLLAGIGLAMSDPSTGSGVGGVLALIGLLYAFGMGLYQIYLEGKTGQTFGKKIVKIRVLKEADGSTLGFGMAFVRRLAHILDSLACYIGWLWPIWDSKKQTFADKVCSTVVVRG from the coding sequence ATGAGCTTCGGCGACCCGAACAACCCCTACGGGCAGCAGCCCCAGCAGCCCCCGCAGGGCGGTCAGCCCGGCTACGGCGCCCCGCAGGGCCAGCCCGGCTACGGCTACCCGCAGCAGGCCCCGCAGGGCATCCCCCAGCAGCAGGGTTACGGCTACCCGCAGCAGCAGCCCGGGCAGTACCCGCAGGCACCGCAGTACCCGCAGGCTCCGCCGGCCCAGGGCTACGGACAGCCCGGGTACGGCACCCCCGGCTACGGCGGCCCGGGCTACGGGATGCCGGAACTCGCCCACTGGGGCCTGCGGTTCGGCGCCACCCTGCTGGACGGGCTCATCGTCGTGGTTCCGTACTACCTGCTCGCGGGCATCGGCCTGGCCATGAGCGACCCGTCGACCGGCTCCGGAGTCGGCGGGGTGCTGGCCCTCATCGGTCTTCTGTACGCGTTCGGCATGGGCCTGTACCAGATCTATCTGGAGGGCAAGACCGGCCAGACGTTCGGCAAGAAGATCGTCAAGATCCGGGTCCTGAAGGAGGCCGACGGCTCCACGCTCGGGTTCGGCATGGCGTTCGTGCGCCGGCTCGCGCACATCCTCGACAGCCTGGCCTGCTACATCGGCTGGCTGTGGCCGATCTGGGACAGCAAGAAGCAGACCTTCGCCGACAAGGTGTGCAGCACGGTGGTCGTGCGCGGCTGA
- a CDS encoding bifunctional methylenetetrahydrofolate dehydrogenase/methenyltetrahydrofolate cyclohydrolase, giving the protein MTAQILDGKATAAAIKSDLTARVAALKAAGVTPGLGTVLVGDDVGSQKYVAGKHRDCAQVGIASIQRELPATATQEEIEAVVRELNEDPECTGYIVQLPLPKGIDTNRVLELMDPAKDADGLHPTNLGRLVLNEKAPLPCTPAGIITLLRRHGVEINGAHVVVVGRGVTIGRPMPLLLTRKSENATVTQCHTGTRDLSAQLRQADIVVAAAGVPHLVKPEDVKPGAAVLDVGVSRDENGKIVGDVHPGVAEVAGWVAPNPGGVGPMTRAQLLVNVVEAAERAAAAAAG; this is encoded by the coding sequence ATGACCGCCCAGATTCTCGATGGCAAGGCCACCGCAGCCGCGATCAAGTCCGATCTGACCGCCCGTGTGGCGGCGCTCAAGGCCGCTGGCGTGACGCCCGGCCTTGGAACGGTACTGGTCGGCGACGACGTCGGCAGCCAGAAGTACGTGGCCGGAAAGCACCGCGACTGCGCCCAGGTGGGTATCGCGTCCATCCAGCGCGAACTGCCCGCCACCGCCACTCAGGAGGAGATCGAGGCGGTCGTACGGGAGCTCAACGAGGACCCGGAGTGCACGGGTTACATCGTCCAGCTGCCGCTCCCCAAGGGCATCGACACCAACCGGGTCCTCGAACTGATGGACCCGGCCAAGGACGCCGACGGGCTGCACCCGACGAACCTCGGCCGGCTGGTGCTGAACGAGAAGGCGCCGCTGCCGTGCACCCCGGCGGGCATCATCACGCTGCTGCGCCGCCACGGCGTGGAGATCAACGGCGCGCACGTGGTGGTCGTGGGCCGCGGGGTCACGATCGGCCGGCCGATGCCGCTGCTGCTGACCCGCAAGTCCGAGAACGCGACGGTGACGCAGTGCCACACCGGTACGCGCGACCTCTCCGCGCAGCTGCGGCAGGCGGACATCGTCGTCGCCGCGGCGGGAGTGCCGCACCTCGTCAAGCCGGAGGACGTCAAGCCGGGCGCGGCCGTGCTCGACGTCGGCGTCAGCCGGGACGAGAACGGAAAGATCGTCGGGGACGTGCACCCCGGCGTCGCGGAGGTGGCCGGCTGGGTCGCCCCGAACCCCGGCGGCGTCGGCCCCATGACCCGGGCGCAGCTGCTGGTCAACGTCGTCGAGGCGGCCGAGCGCGCCGCGGCCGCCGCCGCGGGCTGA